One region of Olleya sp. Hel_I_94 genomic DNA includes:
- the secE gene encoding preprotein translocase subunit SecE, whose amino-acid sequence MAGIVNYIKESFGELKNNVTWTPWSEAQSLTILVAVFSIIFSLAIWGIDTVFSKVISLYFNLIG is encoded by the coding sequence ATGGCTGGAATTGTAAATTATATAAAAGAATCATTTGGAGAGTTAAAAAACAATGTTACTTGGACACCATGGTCTGAGGCACAAAGTTTAACTATTCTTGTGGCTGTTTTTTCTATTATTTTTTCTTTAGCTATTTGGGGTATTGATACTGTTTTTAGTAAAGTAATTAGTTTATACTTTAATTTAATAGGATAG